The Meriones unguiculatus strain TT.TT164.6M chromosome 1, Bangor_MerUng_6.1, whole genome shotgun sequence genome has a segment encoding these proteins:
- the Atf5 gene encoding cyclic AMP-dependent transcription factor ATF-5, giving the protein MSLLATLGLELDRALLPASGLGWLVDYGKLPLAPAPLGPYEVLGGALEGGLPGGGEPLAGDGFSDWMTERVDFTALLPLEAPLPPGTLPPPSPAPPDLEAMTSLLKKELEQMEDFFLDAPLLPPPSPPPPAPSLPLPLPLPTFDLPQPPTLDTLDLLAVYCRSETGPGDSGLATLPVPQQPPPPTPLAPQPSPSRPAPYPSPASTRGDRKQKKRDQNKSAALRYRQRKRAEGEALEGECQGLEARNRELRERAESVEREIQYVKDLLIEVYKARSQRTRST; this is encoded by the exons ATGTCACTCCTGGCGaccctggggctggagctggACAGGGCCCTGCTCCCAGCTAGCGGCCTGGGCTGGCTCGTAGACTATGGGAAACTCCCCCTGGCCCCTGCCCCCCTAGGCCCCTATGAGGTCCTCGGGGGAGCCCTGGAGGGCGGGCTTCCAGGGGGGGGAGAGCCCCTGGCAG GTGATGGCTTCTCTGATTGGATGACAGAGCGGGTTGACTTCACGGCCCTCCTACCTCTGGAGGCACCTCTCCCCCCAGGAACTCTTCCCCCACCCTCCCCAGCACCCCCTGACCTGGAAGCCATGACATCCCTACTCAAGAAGGAACTAGAACAGATGGAAGACTTCTTCCTTGATGCCCCACTCCTCCCACCACCCTCCCCACCACCTCCAGCACCCTCTCTGCCCCTACCTTTGCCCCTGCCCACCTTTGACCTTCCTCAGCCCCCTACCCTGGATACTCTGGATCTGCTAGCTGTCTACTGCCGCAGTGAGACTGGGCCAGGGGATTCAGGCTTGGCAACCCTCCCTGTCCCCCAGCAGCCACCTCCTCCTACCCCTCTGGCCCCTCAGCCTTCACCATCCCGCCCAGCTCCCTATCCTAGTCCTGCCAGCACCCGAGGGGACCGCAAGCAGAAGAAGAGAGATCAGAATAAGTCAGCAGCTCTCAGGTACCGCCAGAGGAAGCGGGCAGAGGGCGAGGCCCTGGAGGGCGAGTGCCAGGGGCTGGAGGCACGGAACCGGGAGCTGAGGGAGAGGGCTGAGTCAGTGGAGCGAGAGATCCAGTATGTGAAGGACCTGCTAATTGAGGTGTACAAGGCCCGAAGCCAGAGGACCCGCAGCACCTAG